A region of Anticarsia gemmatalis isolate Benzon Research Colony breed Stoneville strain chromosome 10, ilAntGemm2 primary, whole genome shotgun sequence DNA encodes the following proteins:
- the Sobp gene encoding sine oculis-binding protein isoform X2 has protein sequence MGSKTPTNPSSPPRAQVKKENEEEIKDYAETAMNELLGWYGYERLELRRWAASRARDASSPEQTSEQKNKDECSWCNKSITSEGGALQQAGATFCSELCFSQSRRANFKRAKTCDWCRHVRHTVAYVDFQDGATQLQFCSDKCLNQYKMHIFCRETQAHLDLNPHLVNASSSSNLITPELWLKNCKSRSASPTSERSGSPNPEAPNKPANPEKTEAQKTQTRSPLPLITIAPTAKLMKQKRPSEESTPLQKSPETKKDTRNTKMNLRKRRTSKCSATVTSQTVRQRTATPKAQDLRLCSPSDGSSPASTIGNAIHSPPHPMNPHPPAPPFPTNPMFSMPPPMFMDNHDPRHAHMFPPRLNFMPRPGIPLERPRLPPPLSFPPPMQGQAPPVTVLVPYPVILPIPLPIPIPIPFSAFVQAHCANKVKTEAKTEDVEGPLDFTMNSDKKKDEEPVPCNTEPVPEPPPPASPVSEQNNDRIEEEKLDTEINDTGNPEQTLPKFKITRLGNKMAKIVAKSREPSESTRPLRKRRRLVEVATDDEALIPKTRKIVEV, from the exons gattACGCAGAAACAGCAATGAATGAGCTATTAGGCTGGTACGGCTATGAGCGACTGGAGCTACGACGATGGGCAGCGTCTCGAGCCCGTGACGCCTCCAGCCCAGAACAGACCAGCGAACAGAAGAATAAAg ACGAATGTTCTTGGTGCAATAAGAGCATCACAAGCGAGGGTGGTGCCCTGCAGCAGGCAGGCGCTACGTTCTGCTCGGAGCTGTGCTTCAGTCAGTCTCGGAGAGCTAACTTCAAGCGAGCCAAGACCTGCGACTGGTGCCGGCATGTGCGGCATACTGTGGCTTATGTGGACTTTCAG GATGGTGCCACACAGCTGCAGTTTTGCTCAGACAAATGTCTGAACCAATACAAGATGCACATCTTCTGCCGAGAGACACAAGCCCACCTCGATCTCAACCCGCACCTGGTCAACGCGTCTTCATCATCCAACCTCATCACCCCGGAGTTATGGCTCAAGAACTGCAAAAGCCGTTCAGCATCTCCGACCTCAGAGCGATCAGGTTCACCAAACCCTGAAGCACCCAACAAACCAGCTAACCCCGAAAAGACAGAAGCGCAAAAGACTCAGACCAGATCTCCTCTTCCACTGATAACTATTGCTCCAACAGCTAAGCTGATGAAGCAAAAGCGTCCCTCCGAGGAGTCAACACCATTACAGAAGTCACCCGAGACAAAAAAAGACACAAGGAACACTAAAATGAATTTACGAAAGCGGAGGACATCAAAGTGTTCAGCCACAGTCACTTCGCAGACTGTTCGGCAAAGGACCGCTACTCCAAAAGCTCAAGATCTTCGACTGTGCAGTCCTTCAGATGGGTCTTCACCAGCATCAACTATCGGAAACGCGATACATTCGCCACCGCACCCTATGAACCCACACCCTCCCGCGCCTCCGTTTCCCACTAATCCTATGTTTTCTATGCCGCCTCCAATGTTCATGGATAATCACGACCCACGGCACGCGCACATGTTTCCACCACGACTGAACTTCATGCCGCGGCCTGGCATCCCTCTAGAGAGGCCTCGACTGCCCCCGCCACTGAGCTTCCCTCCGCCTATGCAAGGCCAGGCCCCACCGGTAACAGTATTAGTCCCTTACCCGGTAATTCTCCCGATACCTCTCCCAATTCCTATTCCGATCCCATTTTCCGCATTTGTTCAAGCTCACTGTGCGAACAAAGTGAAAACTGAAGCTAAAACTGAAGACGTAGAAGGGCCGTTAGACTTTACGATGAACAGTGACAAAAAGAAAGACGAGGAACCAGTGCCATGTAACACTGAACCAGTTCCGGAGCCGCCCCCACCCGCCAGCCCAGTCAGTGAACAAAATAATGACCGGATAGAAGAAGAAAAATTGGATACCGAAATCAACGATACAGGAAATCCTGAACAAACTCTTCCAAAGTTTAAAATCACTAGACTGGGTAACAAGATGGCGAAAATAGTTGCCAAGAGCCGAGAGCCGTCAGAATCGACCCGACCGTTGAGAAAGCGGCGAAGACTGGTGGAAGTCGCCACTGACGACGAAGCGCTCATTCCAAAGACAAGAAAAATAGTCGAAGTTTAA
- the LOC142976009 gene encoding guanine nucleotide-binding protein subunit beta-like protein 1 has translation MALLPPDPVYTIRNVDNVPVYSLAFSFLPGGLERLLAGSKNGYVYAYNLQTNRVQQKIQVGQAPILHLIHTSNHLITQEKGGKFKVFCLTNSGYEEDAVIDIDYPGFCRFEANTKLETLYVPDKESKVHIYNFSGEKVGCLEPESSLKLGDPMCLKLIEFPCDQPCLLAGYEAGWLLLWDLNTSQCIGKLQTLECPMSVDYHLEQQRGMVGNASNVIQIFSIGRKDLSLSHKMDITIKNPGINKVTSRSDGKVFASGGWDGHIRIFSWFSLRPLVVLTEHKQAIQDVVYSTEKVSYWKANIMAAGGLDGAITLWDLYNSKQ, from the exons ATGGCCCTGTTACCTCCAGACCCCGTTTATACGATCAGGAACGTAGATAATGTTCCTGTTTATTCGTTGGCATTTAGCTTTTTGCCTGGCGGTCTCGAGAGGTTACTAGCCGGCTCGAAAAACGGCTATGTTTATGCATACAACCTTCAG ACCAACAGAGTGCAGCAGAAGATTCAAGTTGGTCAAGCTCCAATTCTTCACCTCATCCACACTAGTAACCACCTCATCACCCAGGAAAAAGGCGGcaagtttaaagtattttgtttaactaACAGTGGCTACGAAGAAGATGCTGTCATTGATATTGATTACCCTGGTTTTTGCCGCTTTGAAGCCAACACAAAACTCGAAACACTCTATGTACCTGACAAGGAATCAAAAGTCCACATTTACAACTTTTCCGGAGAGAAAGTAGGATGTCTGGAGCCAGAATCATCTCTCAAACTCGGAGATCCGATGTGcttgaaattaattgaatttccTTGTGACCAACCATGCTTGCTGGCTGGTTACGAAGCAGGGTGGCTCCTCCTGTGGGATCTCAACACTAGTCAATGTATCGGCAAACTTCAGACATTGGAATGTCCTATGTCAGTTGATTACCACCTCGAGCAGCAGAGGGGCATGGTTGGGAATGCCTCAAATGTGATACAGATCTTTAGTATAGGGAGAAAAGACTTAAGCTTGTCACACAAGATggatattacaattaaaaaccCAGGTATAAATAAAGTCACGTCCCGGTCAGATGGTAAGGTCTTCGCTTCAGGGGGCTGGGATGGACACATCCGCATCTTTTCTTGGTTTTCTCTCAGGCCCCTGGTAGTGCTCACAGAGCACAAGCAAGCGATCCAAGATGTTGTCTATTCTACTGAAAAGGTTTCTTATTGGAAGGCTAACATTATGGCAGCGGGCGGTCTTGATGGTGCTATTACACTCTGGGATTTGTATAACAGCAAGCAGTGA
- the Sobp gene encoding sine oculis-binding protein isoform X1, translating into MGSKTPTNPSSPPRAQVKKENEEEIKDYAETAMNELLGWYGYERLELRRWAASRARDASSPEQTSEQKNKADECSWCNKSITSEGGALQQAGATFCSELCFSQSRRANFKRAKTCDWCRHVRHTVAYVDFQDGATQLQFCSDKCLNQYKMHIFCRETQAHLDLNPHLVNASSSSNLITPELWLKNCKSRSASPTSERSGSPNPEAPNKPANPEKTEAQKTQTRSPLPLITIAPTAKLMKQKRPSEESTPLQKSPETKKDTRNTKMNLRKRRTSKCSATVTSQTVRQRTATPKAQDLRLCSPSDGSSPASTIGNAIHSPPHPMNPHPPAPPFPTNPMFSMPPPMFMDNHDPRHAHMFPPRLNFMPRPGIPLERPRLPPPLSFPPPMQGQAPPVTVLVPYPVILPIPLPIPIPIPFSAFVQAHCANKVKTEAKTEDVEGPLDFTMNSDKKKDEEPVPCNTEPVPEPPPPASPVSEQNNDRIEEEKLDTEINDTGNPEQTLPKFKITRLGNKMAKIVAKSREPSESTRPLRKRRRLVEVATDDEALIPKTRKIVEV; encoded by the exons gattACGCAGAAACAGCAATGAATGAGCTATTAGGCTGGTACGGCTATGAGCGACTGGAGCTACGACGATGGGCAGCGTCTCGAGCCCGTGACGCCTCCAGCCCAGAACAGACCAGCGAACAGAAGAATAAAg CAGACGAATGTTCTTGGTGCAATAAGAGCATCACAAGCGAGGGTGGTGCCCTGCAGCAGGCAGGCGCTACGTTCTGCTCGGAGCTGTGCTTCAGTCAGTCTCGGAGAGCTAACTTCAAGCGAGCCAAGACCTGCGACTGGTGCCGGCATGTGCGGCATACTGTGGCTTATGTGGACTTTCAG GATGGTGCCACACAGCTGCAGTTTTGCTCAGACAAATGTCTGAACCAATACAAGATGCACATCTTCTGCCGAGAGACACAAGCCCACCTCGATCTCAACCCGCACCTGGTCAACGCGTCTTCATCATCCAACCTCATCACCCCGGAGTTATGGCTCAAGAACTGCAAAAGCCGTTCAGCATCTCCGACCTCAGAGCGATCAGGTTCACCAAACCCTGAAGCACCCAACAAACCAGCTAACCCCGAAAAGACAGAAGCGCAAAAGACTCAGACCAGATCTCCTCTTCCACTGATAACTATTGCTCCAACAGCTAAGCTGATGAAGCAAAAGCGTCCCTCCGAGGAGTCAACACCATTACAGAAGTCACCCGAGACAAAAAAAGACACAAGGAACACTAAAATGAATTTACGAAAGCGGAGGACATCAAAGTGTTCAGCCACAGTCACTTCGCAGACTGTTCGGCAAAGGACCGCTACTCCAAAAGCTCAAGATCTTCGACTGTGCAGTCCTTCAGATGGGTCTTCACCAGCATCAACTATCGGAAACGCGATACATTCGCCACCGCACCCTATGAACCCACACCCTCCCGCGCCTCCGTTTCCCACTAATCCTATGTTTTCTATGCCGCCTCCAATGTTCATGGATAATCACGACCCACGGCACGCGCACATGTTTCCACCACGACTGAACTTCATGCCGCGGCCTGGCATCCCTCTAGAGAGGCCTCGACTGCCCCCGCCACTGAGCTTCCCTCCGCCTATGCAAGGCCAGGCCCCACCGGTAACAGTATTAGTCCCTTACCCGGTAATTCTCCCGATACCTCTCCCAATTCCTATTCCGATCCCATTTTCCGCATTTGTTCAAGCTCACTGTGCGAACAAAGTGAAAACTGAAGCTAAAACTGAAGACGTAGAAGGGCCGTTAGACTTTACGATGAACAGTGACAAAAAGAAAGACGAGGAACCAGTGCCATGTAACACTGAACCAGTTCCGGAGCCGCCCCCACCCGCCAGCCCAGTCAGTGAACAAAATAATGACCGGATAGAAGAAGAAAAATTGGATACCGAAATCAACGATACAGGAAATCCTGAACAAACTCTTCCAAAGTTTAAAATCACTAGACTGGGTAACAAGATGGCGAAAATAGTTGCCAAGAGCCGAGAGCCGTCAGAATCGACCCGACCGTTGAGAAAGCGGCGAAGACTGGTGGAAGTCGCCACTGACGACGAAGCGCTCATTCCAAAGACAAGAAAAATAGTCGAAGTTTAA